The proteins below come from a single Hyphomicrobium denitrificans ATCC 51888 genomic window:
- the aroC gene encoding chorismate synthase — MSHNTFGHLFRVTTWGESHGPAIGAVVDGCPPGVALDEADIQVHLDRRRPGQSRFTTQRQEADAVKILSGVFNDTSGRQVTTGTPIALEIQNTDQRSKDYGDIKDKYRPGHADFTYDAKYGIRDYRGGGRSSARETASRVAAGAVARKVLGGVTIRSALVQIGPHKVDRATWNWDEIANNPFFSPDRKAVETWTEYLDKVRKAGSSVGAIIEVVAEGVPAGWGAPLYGKLDQDLASAMMSINAVKGVEIGAGMSAAELTGEENADEIRIGNDGKPIFLSNHAGGILGGISTGQPIVCRFAVKPTSSILAPRKTIDKQGHDTEIITKGRHDPCVGIRAVPVGEAMMAIVLADHFLRHRGQTGR; from the coding sequence ATGTCTCACAACACCTTCGGCCACCTCTTTCGCGTAACGACGTGGGGCGAAAGCCACGGCCCCGCCATCGGCGCGGTCGTCGACGGCTGCCCGCCCGGCGTCGCGCTCGACGAGGCTGACATCCAGGTTCATCTCGACCGCAGGCGGCCGGGGCAGTCGCGCTTCACGACGCAGCGCCAGGAAGCCGACGCGGTGAAAATCCTGTCGGGCGTGTTCAACGATACCTCGGGTCGGCAGGTCACCACCGGCACGCCGATCGCACTCGAAATCCAGAACACGGATCAGCGCTCCAAGGACTACGGCGACATCAAAGACAAGTACCGTCCGGGGCACGCCGACTTCACCTATGATGCGAAGTACGGCATCCGCGATTATCGCGGCGGCGGGCGCTCGTCGGCGCGTGAGACGGCATCGCGCGTTGCGGCTGGTGCGGTTGCGCGCAAGGTTCTCGGCGGCGTGACGATCCGCAGCGCGCTCGTTCAGATCGGTCCGCACAAGGTCGATCGCGCGACCTGGAACTGGGACGAGATCGCGAACAATCCGTTCTTCTCTCCGGACCGGAAAGCCGTGGAGACTTGGACCGAGTATCTCGACAAGGTGCGCAAGGCCGGTTCGTCCGTCGGCGCGATCATCGAAGTCGTGGCGGAAGGCGTGCCGGCAGGCTGGGGCGCACCGCTCTACGGCAAACTCGATCAGGATCTCGCCAGCGCGATGATGTCGATCAACGCTGTCAAGGGCGTCGAGATCGGCGCGGGCATGTCGGCCGCCGAACTGACCGGCGAAGAGAACGCCGACGAAATCCGCATCGGCAACGACGGCAAGCCGATCTTCTTGTCGAACCATGCGGGCGGCATTCTTGGCGGCATCTCGACGGGGCAGCCGATCGTCTGCCGCTTCGCCGTCAAGCCGACATCGTCGATCCTGGCGCCGCGCAAGACCATCGACAAGCAAGGCCACGACACCGAGATCATCACAAAAGGCCGTCATGATCCGTGCGTCGGCATTCGCGCCGTTCCCGTCGGCGAAGCGATGATGGCGATCGTGCTCGCCGATCACTTCCTGCGCCATCGCGGGCAGACGGGCCGTTAG
- a CDS encoding class I SAM-dependent RNA methyltransferase, with protein sequence MSDECELRITRLGAQGDGVAETTGAPVFVPFALAGERVIADVDGARGRLLRILQPSPDRIAPVCRHFGTCGGCVVQHMSSNVYRAWKRDLVVSAFAARGLDVTVGDLVEPGGKRRRAVLSAERSDNGVAIGFHEAQSHALVAIAECPVLDPKIVAAIPALKTLIAPLISKLGARLTVTATKSGLDVLLDGIERKLTPDVRSRLASEASALQLARLAIGNDIVVETLPPFLTFATADVVLSPGCFVQAVAEAETEMVRRILAAVGKVKSVADLFCGVGAFTFPLAARAKVLAFDGNQPAIAALNAAAKKATGLKPITARVRDLFREPLSPLELNEHDAIVFDPPRAGAEAQAQRLARSKVKTVVAASCNPATLARDARHLVDGGYKIESVTPIDQFVYSAHVEVVAVFRR encoded by the coding sequence ATGTCTGACGAGTGCGAGCTACGGATCACACGTCTTGGCGCGCAGGGCGACGGCGTTGCCGAGACCACGGGCGCACCTGTGTTCGTGCCGTTCGCGCTGGCAGGTGAGCGTGTGATCGCCGATGTCGATGGCGCGCGCGGACGCTTGCTCCGCATCCTGCAGCCAAGCCCGGACCGTATCGCGCCGGTTTGCCGCCATTTCGGAACCTGCGGCGGCTGCGTCGTGCAGCACATGTCGTCTAACGTTTATCGTGCCTGGAAGCGCGATCTCGTCGTCTCCGCGTTCGCGGCGCGCGGGCTCGATGTGACTGTCGGCGATCTCGTCGAGCCGGGCGGGAAGCGACGCCGTGCGGTCCTGTCGGCCGAACGCAGCGACAACGGCGTCGCGATCGGATTCCATGAAGCCCAGTCGCATGCGCTGGTCGCGATCGCGGAGTGCCCCGTTCTCGATCCGAAGATCGTCGCCGCGATTCCGGCACTCAAAACTTTGATCGCACCGCTGATATCGAAGCTCGGCGCGCGTCTGACCGTAACAGCCACGAAGTCCGGTCTCGACGTGCTGCTCGATGGGATCGAGCGTAAGCTGACGCCCGATGTTCGCAGCCGGCTGGCGTCGGAAGCCAGCGCTCTGCAACTCGCGCGGCTCGCCATCGGCAATGATATCGTCGTCGAGACGTTGCCGCCGTTCCTCACATTCGCCACCGCCGACGTGGTTCTATCGCCCGGATGTTTCGTGCAGGCCGTCGCCGAAGCCGAGACCGAGATGGTGCGAAGAATTCTCGCCGCCGTCGGCAAAGTGAAATCCGTCGCGGATTTATTCTGCGGCGTGGGTGCTTTCACGTTTCCGCTCGCAGCCCGCGCGAAAGTTCTGGCCTTCGATGGCAACCAGCCGGCCATCGCGGCGCTCAACGCGGCGGCAAAAAAAGCGACGGGCTTGAAGCCGATCACCGCGCGCGTGCGCGATCTCTTTCGCGAGCCGTTGTCGCCGTTGGAACTCAACGAGCACGATGCCATCGTTTTCGATCCGCCGCGCGCAGGAGCAGAAGCGCAGGCGCAGCGGCTTGCAAGGTCAAAGGTCAAAACCGTCGTTGCGGCCTCATGCAATCCGGCGACTTTGGCGCGCGATGCGCGGCATCTCGTTGATGGCGGCTACAAAATCGAATCCGTAACGCCGATCGACCAGTTCGTTTATTCCGCACACGTCGAAGTCGTCGCCGTCTTCCGGCGCTAG
- a CDS encoding TlyA family RNA methyltransferase, with amino-acid sequence MRLDLALVARGLAPSRARAQDLIRRGFVSVAGEPCRKPAMDVAEPKLVEVSKDAPGYVSRGAEKLAAALDQFGFDVTGVVALDVGASTGGFTQVLLERGAAQVFAVDVGSAQLHDDVKSDARVVSLENCDARTLTREHVPAPVGAVVIDVSFISVTKVLGHVLPLAASGAWLVVLVKPQFEVGRERVGSGGIVRDEAARRDAVDSVRAWLQQQPGWRVIGEMESPISGGSGNIEFLIGARRDV; translated from the coding sequence ATGCGGCTTGATTTGGCACTCGTAGCGCGCGGACTGGCGCCGTCGCGTGCGCGCGCGCAAGATCTGATCCGGCGCGGCTTCGTCAGCGTTGCGGGTGAGCCGTGTCGCAAGCCCGCGATGGACGTTGCGGAGCCGAAGCTTGTCGAAGTCTCGAAGGACGCTCCCGGCTACGTATCGCGCGGAGCCGAAAAGCTCGCGGCCGCTCTCGATCAGTTCGGGTTCGATGTGACGGGCGTTGTTGCGCTCGATGTCGGCGCATCGACGGGAGGTTTCACGCAGGTTTTGCTCGAACGCGGCGCGGCGCAAGTTTTCGCCGTCGACGTTGGCAGCGCGCAGTTGCATGACGATGTGAAATCCGACGCGCGCGTCGTGTCGCTCGAGAACTGCGACGCACGCACCCTAACACGCGAGCATGTTCCGGCTCCCGTTGGAGCCGTCGTGATCGACGTCAGCTTTATTTCCGTTACAAAAGTTTTGGGCCACGTCTTGCCGCTCGCAGCCTCCGGTGCGTGGCTCGTTGTGCTGGTCAAGCCGCAGTTCGAGGTCGGGCGCGAGCGCGTTGGCAGCGGCGGCATCGTTCGCGATGAAGCGGCGCGTCGTGACGCTGTCGATTCCGTTCGCGCCTGGCTTCAGCAACAGCCCGGATGGCGCGTCATCGGCGAGATGGAATCTCCGATCTCCGGCGGTTCCGGCAACATCGAATTTCTGATCGGAGCGCGCCGCGATGTCTGA
- a CDS encoding DUF4399 domain-containing protein has translation MRLAFASAFLALAFPISALADGERTPAPAGAKVFIIEPADGATVTSPVTVKFGAEGVEIAPAGTDNPNSGHHHLLIDSAIPDLNSAIPKDEHHVHYGKGQTEATVELKPGKHTLQLLLGDKNHIPTDPPVESPVVTITVQ, from the coding sequence ATGAGACTCGCATTTGCCAGCGCATTTCTTGCATTGGCATTTCCTATAAGTGCTTTGGCGGATGGCGAACGCACGCCTGCACCCGCGGGCGCCAAGGTGTTTATCATCGAACCGGCCGATGGCGCGACCGTTACCAGTCCCGTCACGGTGAAATTCGGCGCCGAAGGCGTCGAGATCGCACCGGCCGGCACCGACAATCCGAACAGCGGTCATCATCATCTGCTCATCGATTCCGCCATTCCGGATTTGAATTCCGCGATCCCCAAGGACGAGCATCACGTCCATTACGGCAAGGGACAGACGGAAGCGACCGTCGAGCTTAAGCCCGGCAAGCATACGCTGCAGCTTCTGCTCGGCGATAAAAACCACATCCCGACCGATCCGCCGGTCGAGTCGCCGGTCGTCACCATCACGGTGCAGTAA